In Paraburkholderia flava, one genomic interval encodes:
- a CDS encoding AMP-binding protein — MHDARVFRYRTVDCARLPVVARSFENHRPVSRKETALTLDPQRGVAPAEASASRPAIDPAAVLAGLPARIAAIPARVAAQRPHHPALIEDARSLTYAQLVDAIDATADLLREQGVRGGDRVMIVAENSIVQIVLLFAAATLDAWALVSNARLSAAELDAIRAHAQPRVVAYAVEASSDARQHAERHHAQLAPAFTIDIGAWAYAIDASVAVEPVEAASERQCAALIYTTGTTGAPKGVMLSHRNLLFVAAVSSALRRIGPDDIVYAVLPISHVYGLASVCLGSLYGGTTLRLAPRFSPDAVRHALAEERISIFQGVPAMHAKLLDHLHEHGHPWSAPSLRYAYSGGSPLDAALKARVERAYGVPLHNGYGMTESSPTVAGTTLDAPRSDCSVGQPIPGIEVRFVTLDGVEAAPGEIGELWVRGPNVMLGYYRSPEQTHATVTDDGWLKTGDLARQDEDGALHIVGRSKELIIRSGFNVYPAEVEHVLNAHPDVVQSAVIGRAVEGNEEVIAFVELAAGATVATDALDAWCAERLAPYKRPAQIRVLAALPAASTGKILKHKLRDFV; from the coding sequence ATGCACGACGCGCGCGTGTTTCGCTACCGGACCGTCGATTGTGCGCGGCTGCCGGTTGTGGCACGATCGTTCGAAAACCATCGACCGGTATCAAGGAAGGAGACAGCTTTGACTCTCGATCCGCAACGCGGCGTGGCCCCAGCCGAAGCGTCGGCCAGTCGCCCGGCCATCGATCCCGCTGCGGTACTCGCCGGACTGCCCGCGCGCATCGCCGCGATTCCAGCGCGTGTCGCAGCGCAACGGCCGCATCATCCGGCGTTGATCGAAGATGCGCGCAGTCTCACCTACGCACAGCTCGTCGATGCGATCGATGCGACCGCCGATCTGCTGCGCGAACAGGGCGTGCGCGGCGGCGACCGCGTGATGATCGTCGCGGAAAACAGCATCGTGCAGATCGTGCTGCTGTTCGCGGCCGCGACGCTCGATGCGTGGGCGCTCGTCTCGAACGCGCGACTGTCCGCCGCCGAACTCGACGCGATCCGCGCGCACGCGCAGCCGCGTGTCGTCGCGTATGCGGTCGAAGCGTCGTCCGATGCGCGGCAGCATGCGGAGCGCCACCACGCGCAGCTGGCGCCGGCGTTCACGATCGACATCGGCGCATGGGCCTACGCGATCGATGCAAGCGTCGCCGTCGAACCGGTCGAAGCCGCGAGCGAGCGCCAGTGTGCCGCGCTGATCTACACGACGGGCACCACCGGCGCGCCGAAAGGCGTGATGCTGTCGCACCGCAACCTGCTGTTCGTCGCGGCGGTATCGAGTGCGCTGCGGCGGATCGGTCCGGACGATATCGTCTACGCGGTGCTGCCGATCTCGCACGTGTACGGTCTCGCGTCGGTGTGTCTCGGCAGCCTGTATGGCGGCACGACGCTGCGGCTCGCGCCGCGCTTTTCGCCCGACGCGGTGCGGCACGCGCTCGCCGAAGAACGGATCTCGATCTTCCAGGGCGTGCCCGCGATGCACGCGAAGCTGCTCGATCATCTGCACGAGCATGGTCATCCGTGGTCGGCGCCATCTCTGCGCTACGCGTATTCGGGCGGCTCGCCGCTCGATGCCGCGTTGAAGGCACGTGTCGAGCGTGCATACGGCGTGCCGCTGCACAACGGCTATGGGATGACCGAAAGCAGTCCGACGGTCGCGGGTACGACGCTCGACGCGCCGCGCAGCGATTGCTCGGTCGGTCAGCCGATTCCGGGCATTGAAGTGCGTTTCGTGACGCTCGACGGCGTCGAGGCCGCGCCCGGCGAAATCGGCGAGCTGTGGGTGCGTGGCCCGAACGTGATGCTCGGCTACTACCGCAGCCCGGAGCAGACCCACGCGACCGTCACCGACGACGGCTGGCTGAAGACCGGCGACCTCGCGCGCCAGGACGAGGACGGTGCGCTGCATATCGTCGGGCGCAGCAAGGAGCTGATCATCCGTTCGGGCTTCAACGTGTACCCGGCCGAAGTCGAGCATGTGCTGAACGCGCATCCGGACGTCGTGCAGTCAGCCGTGATTGGGCGTGCGGTGGAGGGCAACGAGGAGGTGATCGCGTTCGTCGAGCTGGCAGCCGGCGCGACCGTCGCCACCGATGCGCTCGACGCGTGGTGTGCCGAACGGCTCGCACCGTACAAACGGCCTGCGCAGATTCGTGTGCTTGCGGCGTTACCGGCTGCGTCAACCGGCAAGATCCTCAAGCACAAGCTGCGCGATTTCGTTTAA
- the ybaK gene encoding Cys-tRNA(Pro) deacylase has product MSKARHVSETPATQFLRRHGVPFGEHPYDYVEHGGTAESAKQLGVDEHGVVKTLVMEDEHAKPLIVLMHGDRTVSTKNLARQIGAKRVEPCKPEVASRHSGYLIGGTSPFGTRKTMPVYVESTVLELERILLNGGRRGFLVSIEPSVLTTLLDAKPVQCASIE; this is encoded by the coding sequence ATGAGCAAAGCCCGACACGTTTCCGAAACGCCCGCGACACAGTTCCTGCGCCGTCACGGCGTGCCGTTCGGCGAGCATCCGTACGATTACGTCGAGCACGGCGGCACCGCCGAATCGGCGAAGCAGCTCGGCGTCGACGAGCATGGTGTCGTCAAGACGCTGGTGATGGAAGACGAGCACGCGAAGCCGCTGATCGTGCTGATGCACGGCGACCGCACTGTATCGACGAAGAACCTCGCGCGGCAGATCGGCGCGAAACGCGTCGAGCCGTGCAAGCCGGAGGTGGCGAGCCGGCACTCGGGCTATCTGATCGGCGGAACGTCGCCGTTCGGCACGCGCAAGACGATGCCGGTGTACGTCGAATCGACGGTGCTGGAACTCGAGCGGATTCTGTTGAACGGCGGTCGACGCGGTTTTCTCGTCAGCATCGAACCGTCCGTGCTGACGACGCTGCTCGACGCGAAGCCGGTGCAGTGCGCGAGTATCGAGTAG
- the plsY gene encoding glycerol-3-phosphate 1-O-acyltransferase PlsY, which translates to MENLIVAVVAYLIGSVSFAVIVSAVMGLADPRSYGSKNPGATNVLRSGNKTAAILTLVGDAFKGWLAVFLADHFGPHYGLGDDAIALAAIAVFLGHLYPIFFRFKGGKGVATAAGVLLAINPVLGLATMLTWLIVAFFFRYSSLAALVAAVFAPLFDGFLFGPNIIALAIVVMSALLIWRHRANIAKLMAGQESRLGGKKKDGAARAGGNKR; encoded by the coding sequence ATGGAAAACCTGATCGTCGCCGTCGTGGCTTATCTGATCGGCTCGGTGTCGTTTGCCGTGATCGTCAGCGCCGTGATGGGGCTGGCCGACCCGCGTTCGTACGGCTCGAAGAATCCCGGCGCGACCAACGTGCTGCGCAGCGGCAACAAGACCGCGGCGATCCTGACGCTCGTCGGCGATGCGTTCAAGGGCTGGCTCGCCGTGTTCCTCGCCGATCATTTCGGTCCGCACTACGGCCTCGGCGACGATGCCATCGCGCTCGCGGCGATCGCCGTGTTCCTCGGTCACCTGTACCCGATATTCTTCCGCTTCAAGGGCGGCAAGGGCGTCGCGACCGCGGCGGGCGTGCTGCTGGCGATCAATCCGGTACTCGGTCTCGCGACGATGCTGACCTGGCTGATCGTCGCGTTCTTCTTCCGCTATTCGTCGCTGGCGGCGCTGGTGGCCGCCGTGTTCGCGCCGCTGTTCGACGGCTTTCTGTTCGGGCCGAACATCATCGCGCTCGCGATCGTCGTGATGAGCGCGCTGCTGATCTGGCGGCACCGCGCGAACATCGCGAAGCTGATGGCCGGGCAGGAGAGCCGGCTCGGCGGCAAGAAGAAGGACGGCGCGGCGCGGGCGGGCGGGAACAAACGCTGA
- a CDS encoding YajQ family cyclic di-GMP-binding protein translates to MPSFDVVSEANMIEVKNSIEQSNKEISTRFDFKGSDARVEQKERELTLYADDDFKLGQVKDVLLSKMAKRNVDVRFLEYGKIEKIGGDKVKQVVTVKKGVSGDLAKKIVRLVKDSKIKVQASIQGDAVRVTGTKRDDLQSTIAMLRKDVTDTPLDFNNFRD, encoded by the coding sequence ATGCCATCGTTCGACGTCGTCAGCGAAGCCAACATGATCGAAGTCAAGAATTCGATCGAGCAGTCCAACAAGGAAATTTCCACGCGGTTCGATTTCAAGGGGTCCGACGCGCGCGTCGAGCAGAAGGAGCGCGAGCTGACGCTGTATGCCGACGACGACTTCAAGCTCGGTCAGGTGAAGGACGTGCTGCTGTCGAAGATGGCGAAGCGCAACGTCGACGTGCGCTTTCTGGAGTACGGCAAGATCGAGAAGATCGGCGGCGACAAGGTCAAGCAGGTCGTCACCGTGAAGAAGGGCGTATCCGGCGATCTCGCGAAGAAAATCGTCAGACTCGTGAAAGACAGCAAGATCAAGGTGCAGGCGAGCATTCAGGGCGACGCGGTGCGCGTCACCGGCACGAAGCGCGACGATCTGCAGAGCACCATCGCGATGCTGCGCAAGGACGTGACCGACACGCCGCTCGACTTCAACAATTTCCGCGACTGA
- the murB gene encoding UDP-N-acetylmuramate dehydrogenase: MPQPDPLSFIAGYSLRAHNTFGFDVRAQLACHVGHEALFAAAVRDPRAAGLRRLVLGGGSNVVLTRDFDGLVLLVDLKGRRVVREDSDAWYVEAAAGENWHGFVAWTLEQGLPGLENLALIPGTVGAAPIQNIGAYGLEMAERFASLRAVEFATGDVIEMDAAACRFGYRDSFFKREGRDRFAITSVTFRLPKVWTPRAGYADIAQALATRSGADAATTVDARAIFDAVVAVRSAKLPDPSVLGNAGSFFKNPVIDAAQFAVLKAREPELVSYPQPDGSVKLAAGWMIDRCGWKGRSMGAAAVHDRQALVLVNRGGATGADVLALADVIRDDVQRRFGVALEAEPVCLR, from the coding sequence ATGCCGCAGCCCGATCCTCTTTCGTTCATCGCCGGTTATTCGCTGCGCGCGCATAACACGTTCGGCTTCGACGTCCGTGCGCAGCTTGCGTGCCATGTCGGGCACGAAGCACTGTTTGCCGCAGCTGTGCGCGATCCGCGTGCGGCGGGGCTGCGCCGGCTCGTGCTGGGCGGCGGCAGCAATGTCGTGCTGACACGCGATTTCGACGGGCTTGTGCTGCTGGTCGATCTGAAAGGTCGTCGCGTGGTGCGCGAAGACAGCGACGCGTGGTACGTCGAAGCGGCGGCCGGCGAGAACTGGCATGGGTTCGTTGCGTGGACGCTCGAGCAGGGGTTGCCCGGACTCGAAAACCTCGCGCTGATTCCCGGCACCGTCGGCGCCGCGCCGATCCAGAACATCGGTGCGTACGGCCTGGAGATGGCCGAGCGCTTCGCGTCGCTGCGCGCGGTGGAGTTTGCCACCGGCGACGTGATCGAGATGGATGCCGCCGCGTGCCGCTTCGGTTATCGCGACAGTTTTTTCAAGCGGGAAGGGCGCGACCGGTTCGCGATCACGTCGGTGACCTTTCGCTTGCCGAAAGTGTGGACGCCGAGGGCAGGGTATGCGGATATCGCGCAGGCGCTGGCTACGCGATCGGGGGCCGATGCGGCTACGACTGTCGATGCCCGCGCGATCTTCGATGCGGTCGTCGCCGTGCGTTCCGCGAAGCTGCCCGACCCGTCGGTGCTCGGCAACGCGGGCAGTTTCTTCAAGAACCCGGTGATCGATGCCGCGCAGTTCGCGGTGTTGAAAGCGCGGGAGCCGGAGCTTGTGTCGTATCCGCAGCCGGACGGCAGCGTGAAGCTCGCGGCTGGCTGGATGATCGATCGCTGTGGCTGGAAAGGACGTTCGATGGGGGCGGCGGCCGTGCACGACCGGCAGGCGCTCGTGCTGGTGAACCGGGGCGGCGCGACCGGTGCCGATGTACTGGCACTGGCCGATGTGATCCGCGACGATGTGCAGCGCCGGTTCGGCGTCGCGCTCGAAGCGGAACCGGTGTGTCTGAGGTAG
- the argF gene encoding ornithine carbamoyltransferase, translating to MTAKKIRHYLQFKDFSLDDYEYVLERARILKRKFKNYETYHPLHDRTLAMIFEKNSTRTRLSFEAGIFQLGGHAVFMSTRDTQLGRGEPIEDAAQVISRMVDIIMIRTFGQDILTRFAENSRVPVINGLTNEYHPCQVLADIFTYYEHRGPIRGKTVAWVGDANNMLYTWIEAAQILGFKLKLSTPPGYKLDHGMVSADSAPFYEEFDNPNEACTGADLVTTDVWTSMGFEAENEARKKAFADWCVDTEMMALAGPDALFMHCLPAHRGEEVSADVIDGPQSVVWDEAENRLHVQKALMEFLLLGKLNH from the coding sequence ATGACCGCCAAGAAAATTCGCCACTATCTGCAGTTCAAGGATTTCTCGCTGGACGACTACGAGTACGTGCTCGAACGCGCCCGCATCCTGAAGCGCAAGTTCAAGAACTACGAGACGTATCACCCGCTGCACGACCGCACGCTCGCGATGATTTTCGAGAAGAATTCCACGCGCACACGCCTGTCGTTCGAAGCGGGGATCTTCCAGCTCGGCGGTCACGCAGTGTTCATGAGCACGCGCGACACGCAGCTCGGCCGCGGCGAACCGATCGAAGACGCGGCGCAGGTCATCTCGCGGATGGTCGACATCATCATGATCCGCACGTTCGGTCAGGACATCCTGACGCGCTTCGCGGAAAACTCGCGCGTGCCGGTCATCAACGGTCTGACCAACGAATATCACCCGTGCCAGGTGCTGGCCGACATCTTCACGTACTACGAGCATCGCGGTCCGATTCGCGGCAAGACCGTCGCGTGGGTCGGCGACGCGAACAACATGCTCTACACGTGGATCGAAGCTGCGCAGATTCTCGGCTTCAAGCTGAAGCTCTCCACGCCGCCCGGCTACAAGCTCGATCACGGGATGGTCTCGGCCGATAGCGCGCCGTTCTACGAAGAATTCGACAATCCGAACGAAGCCTGCACCGGTGCCGATCTCGTCACCACCGACGTCTGGACCAGCATGGGCTTCGAAGCGGAAAACGAGGCGCGCAAGAAGGCTTTCGCCGACTGGTGCGTCGACACGGAGATGATGGCCCTCGCAGGCCCCGACGCGCTCTTCATGCACTGCCTGCCCGCGCATCGCGGCGAGGAAGTCAGCGCGGACGTGATCGACGGGCCGCAGAGCGTCGTGTGGGACGAAGCGGAAAACCGTCTACATGTGCAGAAGGCGTTGATGGAATTCCTGCTGCTCGGCAAGCTGAATCACTAA
- a CDS encoding DUF3579 domain-containing protein — protein MAEAPPTEYFIQGITHSGKTFRPSDWSERLAGVMSCFGPGAKGPNARLQYSLYVRPTMLGNVKCVILDSRLRAIEPMAFDFVLNFAKDNDLVVTEACELPPDHGTQKKGA, from the coding sequence ATGGCCGAAGCACCCCCAACCGAGTATTTCATTCAAGGCATCACGCACAGCGGAAAGACATTTCGGCCGAGCGACTGGTCGGAGCGGCTCGCCGGCGTGATGTCGTGTTTCGGGCCGGGAGCGAAAGGGCCGAACGCCCGTCTGCAGTACTCGCTGTATGTGCGCCCGACGATGCTGGGCAATGTGAAGTGCGTGATCCTCGATTCGCGGTTGCGCGCCATCGAGCCGATGGCTTTCGATTTCGTACTGAACTTCGCGAAGGACAACGATCTCGTCGTGACCGAGGCATGCGAACTGCCGCCCGATCACGGAACGCAGAAAAAAGGCGCGTAG
- the rpsT gene encoding 30S ribosomal protein S20, protein MANSAQARKRARQAAKANSHNSALRSKFRTAIKAVRKAIDAGDKAKATEIFQASSKTIDIIADKKIVHKNKAARHKSRLAAALKGLQASAAAQ, encoded by the coding sequence ATGGCTAATTCCGCACAAGCACGTAAGCGCGCCCGTCAGGCCGCCAAAGCCAACTCGCACAACTCGGCGCTGCGCTCGAAGTTCCGCACGGCCATCAAGGCCGTTCGCAAGGCGATCGACGCCGGCGACAAGGCTAAGGCCACCGAAATTTTCCAGGCATCGTCGAAGACCATCGACATCATCGCCGACAAGAAAATCGTTCACAAGAACAAGGCAGCTCGCCATAAGAGCCGCCTCGCCGCAGCCCTCAAGGGCCTGCAGGCATCCGCAGCAGCACAGTAA
- the murJ gene encoding murein biosynthesis integral membrane protein MurJ, whose protein sequence is MNLFRALLTVSGFTLLSRVTGLARETLIARAFGASQYTDAFYVAFRIPNLLRRISAEGAFSQAFVPILAEFKNQQGHDATKALVDATSTVLAWVLAVLSVLGIFGASFVVYVVASGLRADGQAYPLAVSMTRIMFPYIVFISLTSLASGVLNTYKNFSLPAFAPVLLNVAFIVAAVFVAPHLQKPVYALAWAVIAGGVLQFLVQLPGLKKIDMMPRIGLNPLRALAHRGVKRVLAKMVPAMFAVSVAQISLIINTNIASHIGPGAVSWINYADRLMEFPTALLGVALGTILLPSLSKAHVDADPHEYSSLLDWGLRVTFLLAAPSAVALFFFAEPLTATLFHYGKFDANAVVMVARALSAYGVGLIGLILIKILAPGFYAKQDIKTPVKIAIAVLIATQISNLIFVPIFAHAGLTLSIGLGSCMNAGLLFFMLRRRGIYMPSRGWSMFFMQLLGACLVLAGAMHWFAISFDWIGLHERPLMRIALLGASLVLFATLYFGMLWLMGFKYAYFRRRVK, encoded by the coding sequence ATGAATCTATTCCGAGCCCTGCTGACGGTCAGCGGCTTCACGCTGCTGTCTCGCGTGACCGGTCTGGCCCGCGAAACGCTGATCGCCCGTGCGTTCGGCGCCAGTCAATACACCGACGCGTTCTACGTCGCCTTCCGCATCCCGAACCTGCTGCGCCGGATTTCCGCCGAGGGCGCGTTCTCGCAGGCGTTCGTGCCGATCCTCGCGGAGTTCAAGAACCAGCAGGGCCACGACGCGACCAAGGCGCTCGTCGACGCGACATCGACGGTGCTGGCCTGGGTGCTCGCGGTCCTGTCGGTGCTGGGCATCTTCGGCGCGTCGTTCGTCGTCTATGTGGTGGCTTCCGGGCTGCGCGCCGACGGCCAGGCGTACCCGCTCGCCGTGTCGATGACGCGGATCATGTTCCCTTACATCGTGTTCATTTCGCTGACGTCGCTCGCGTCCGGCGTGCTGAACACGTACAAGAACTTCTCGCTGCCCGCGTTCGCGCCGGTGCTGCTGAACGTCGCGTTTATCGTCGCGGCCGTGTTCGTCGCGCCGCATCTGCAGAAGCCGGTCTACGCACTTGCGTGGGCGGTGATCGCGGGCGGCGTGCTGCAGTTCCTCGTGCAGTTACCGGGGCTGAAGAAGATCGACATGATGCCGCGCATCGGGTTGAATCCGCTGCGGGCGCTCGCGCATCGCGGCGTGAAGCGCGTGCTCGCGAAAATGGTGCCGGCGATGTTCGCGGTATCGGTCGCGCAGATCAGCCTGATCATCAACACGAATATCGCGTCGCACATCGGACCGGGCGCCGTGTCGTGGATCAACTACGCGGACCGGCTGATGGAATTCCCGACCGCGCTGCTCGGCGTCGCGCTCGGCACGATCCTGCTGCCGAGTCTGTCGAAGGCACACGTCGATGCCGATCCTCACGAATACTCATCGCTGCTCGACTGGGGGCTGCGCGTCACGTTCCTGCTCGCCGCGCCGAGCGCGGTCGCGCTGTTCTTCTTCGCCGAGCCGCTCACAGCCACGCTGTTCCACTACGGCAAGTTCGATGCGAATGCCGTCGTGATGGTCGCCCGGGCGCTGTCCGCGTATGGCGTCGGGCTGATCGGGCTGATCCTGATCAAGATTCTCGCGCCTGGCTTCTATGCGAAGCAGGACATCAAGACGCCGGTGAAGATCGCGATCGCGGTGCTGATCGCGACGCAGATCAGCAACCTCATCTTCGTGCCGATCTTCGCGCACGCGGGTCTGACGCTCAGCATCGGCCTCGGGTCGTGCATGAACGCGGGTCTGCTGTTCTTCATGCTGCGGCGACGCGGCATCTACATGCCGTCACGCGGCTGGTCGATGTTCTTCATGCAGTTGCTCGGCGCATGCCTCGTGCTCGCGGGCGCGATGCACTGGTTCGCGATCAGCTTCGACTGGATCGGGCTGCATGAACGGCCGCTGATGCGCATCGCGTTGCTCGGCGCAAGCCTCGTGCTGTTCGCGACGCTATATTTCGGTATGCTCTGGCTCATGGGGTTCAAGTACGCGTATTTCAGAAGGCGAGTGAAGTGA
- a CDS encoding SirB1 family protein, producing the protein MITTTRVLDYFSTLVAEDDSLPLTETALSLAQDAYPDLDLQGILAEIDELAMRLKRRMPDDADIRQRVGILNRYFFRELGFASNLNDYYDPDNSHLNMVLKRRRGIPISLAVLYLEMAEQLGVPARGVSFPGHFLLRVTMPDGEMMLDPTSGHSLSESEMVDMLEPYVAKAGESVGRALRILLQPATRREIVARMLRNLKATYLQTERWQRLLAVQQRLVILLPDSIDEVRDRGFAYARLDYLRPALEDLERYLGDRPDAEDATVVEAQLHELRQRTQHNDRD; encoded by the coding sequence GTGATCACGACGACGCGGGTTCTCGATTATTTCAGTACGCTCGTGGCGGAGGACGATAGTCTCCCGCTCACGGAAACGGCGCTTTCGCTCGCGCAGGACGCCTATCCGGATCTCGATCTGCAGGGCATTCTCGCGGAGATCGACGAGCTGGCGATGCGTCTGAAACGGCGTATGCCCGACGATGCCGACATCCGTCAGCGGGTCGGCATTCTCAACCGGTACTTCTTTCGCGAGCTCGGTTTTGCGAGCAACCTGAACGACTACTACGACCCGGACAACAGTCATCTGAACATGGTGCTCAAGCGCCGTCGCGGAATTCCGATTTCGCTGGCGGTGCTGTATCTGGAGATGGCCGAGCAGCTTGGTGTGCCGGCGCGCGGTGTGTCGTTTCCTGGGCACTTCCTGCTGCGCGTGACGATGCCCGACGGCGAGATGATGCTCGATCCGACGTCAGGTCACTCGCTCAGCGAATCCGAGATGGTCGACATGCTGGAGCCGTATGTGGCGAAGGCGGGTGAGTCGGTTGGCCGGGCGCTGCGCATTCTGTTGCAGCCGGCGACGCGTCGGGAGATCGTCGCGCGGATGCTGCGTAACCTGAAGGCGACGTATCTGCAGACCGAACGCTGGCAACGGCTGCTCGCGGTGCAGCAGCGGCTCGTGATCCTGCTGCCCGACAGCATCGACGAAGTCCGCGATCGCGGCTTCGCGTATGCACGGCTCGACTATCTGCGTCCGGCGCTCGAAGATCTCGAGCGTTATCTCGGCGACCGTCCCGATGCCGAAGACGCGACTGTCGTCGAAGCCCAACTGCATGAATTGCGGCAACGCACGCAGCACAACGACCGCGACTGA